The following coding sequences lie in one Glycine max cultivar Williams 82 chromosome 19, Glycine_max_v4.0, whole genome shotgun sequence genomic window:
- the LOC100785801 gene encoding pectate lyase yields MERIMVGSATKVAFNLLVTFAIVIPCLEAGIAEFDDFLKAQADEAQKIALEAYVPVPEDVTDELNFHVHLSLENSTRRELRQRKGRSGKKCVASNPIDTCWRCNKNWANDRYRLAKCGKGFGRRATGGLGGPIYVVTDNSDDDMVNPKPGTIRHAVTQRGPLWIIFQRSMMIKLNQELMISSDKTIDGRGANVVFRDGAGLTIQFVNNVIIHGVRIKNIVPKEGGMIRDSYNHVGLRTKSDGDAISIFGASNVWIDHVSLSNCADGLIDVIQGSTAITISNCHMTKHNDVMLFGASDSYSGDKIMQITVAFNHFGQGLVQRMPRCRWGFVHVLNNDYTHWMMYAIGGSSGPTILSQGNRFIAPNNNAAKLITHRDYAEPQVWKNWQWQSEMDLFINGAQFIPSGSPIKTTYKKGLLMKPRDGTHASRLTRNSGALNCIVGRPC; encoded by the exons ATGGAAAGAATAATGGTTGGAAGTGCAACAAAGGTTGCTTTCAACCTCTTGGTCACTTTCGCCATTGTCATTCCATGCCTTGAGGCTGGCATTGCTGAGTTTGATGACTTTCTCAAAGCCCAAGCTGATGAAGCACAAAAAATTGCTCTTGAGGCCTATGTCCCAGTGCCAGAAGATGTCACCGACGAACTCAATTTCCATGTTCATTT GTCATTAGAAAACTCCACAAGGAGGGAACTAAGGCAAAGGAAGGGTAGATCAGGAAAAAAATGTGTTGCCAGCAACCCTATTGACACTTGCTGGAGATGCAACAAAAACTGGGCCAATGACCGGTACAGGTTAGCCAAGTGCGGCAAAGGGTTCGGAAGACGGGCCACCGGTGGTCTCGGTGGCCCCATCTATGTCGTCACCGATAATTCCGATGACGACATGGTGAACCCTAAGCCAGGAACCATCCGTCACGCCGTGACCCAACGGGGCCCCTTGTGGATCATCTTCCAACGCAGCATGATGATCAAATTGAATCAAGAGCTGATGATTTCCTCCGACAAGACCATCGACGGTCGCGGCGCCAACGTGGTGTTTAGGGACGGCGCTGGCCTCACCATTCAGTTCGTGAACAACGTTATCATCCACGGAGTTCGCATCAAGAACATCGTACCTAAGGAGGGTGGCATGATTAGAGACTCTTACAACCATGTTGGCCTGAGAACAAAGAGTGATGGTGATGCCATCTCCATTTTCGGAGCCAGCAACGTTTGGATCGATCATGTTTCCCTCTCTAACTGTGCTGATGGTCTTATCGACGTCATCCAGGGCTCCACTGCCATCACCATCTCAAATTGCCACATGACCAAACATAACGAT GTCATGCTGTTTGGTGCTAGTGACTCATACAGCGGAGACAAGATAATGCAGATAACAGTGGCATTCAACCACTTCGGGCAAGGACTGGTTCAGAGGATGCCAAGGTGCAGATGGGGTTTCGTGCATGTCCTCAACAATGACTACACCCACTGGATGATGTACGCAATTGGTGGAAGCTCAGGGCCAACAATTCTGAGCCAAGGAAACCGTTTCATAGCTCCGAACAACAACGCCGCGAAGCTGATCACACACAGGGACTATGCTGAACCCCAAGTGTGGAAGAATTGGCAGTGGCAATCAGAAATGGACTTGTTCATAAACGGTGCACAGTTCATCCCTTCAGGCTCACCCATCAAGACGACCTACAAAAAGGGTCTCCTCATGAAGCCAAGAGATGGAACTCATGCTAGTAGATTGACACGAAATTCCGGTGCCCTAAACTGCATAGTTGGTAGGCCTTGTTAG
- the LOC100818221 gene encoding uncharacterized protein: protein MSSSSSSATTTLPVLAFLLLSTAISAAPIIGLDSFLTHQSRIDPQASNDSFLSLPSSIKTPLSHSLDFSSNSLLSLSLPISLSLHLLGDFPSDTPSLLSAFLSAATTTTTHFHVITPFDSHPLSHTLSLSHTLHLLVTPSQTLTSLTNSLSQTLTSHLHSTPSSLRSPLLTIPHSSIDQIIQNHFITQNPNPNPNQVHLYLLNLPPASSSNSKAYAYSYSPGDSSAAVTKCSGTFFTSSHRYFWIDLRAGPVDYGPAISGDGVIPRGEFHPLAALHGRPKSNKAFAADLASLVWSAYHVFLAPSLRISVPFEKSLVIQFIHIHGGNDNKDLAGLDWKSIEKSFRFESKSSGLLLGDQSLSFRQHEIRYSECSICSFAISRSINSYTSRFLFDNYTLIVSEYLDSKRLHQILSDSGDELRKLAGVLEEDFGRVVPVYVFDLDYTSLLLLDRYHQSVAFKDMVIAVRTRNTQTVSDYSCNGRHVFTQTRELERPIVGSILQSMWGVSPTHLNWSPQHNETLVDYTWSMGQTPFGPFSEMLSLSFVQKDAARRNVLLTSLNYSITSAIDVLQSVETHGGAKNLLKQKQHVEFVQRWNLFKYKLNKAMSALSHLDFEMALFYLRSSDHDLYAIHSIVYHASQEIEASLVCFRDPPFPWGSVLLSASAFLSVSYIYARRDKLFRNKRKQF, encoded by the coding sequence atgtcctcctcctcctcctccgccACCACCACCCTCCCGGTGTTGGCGTTCCTCCTTCTCAGCACCGCCATCAGCGCCGCACCGATCATCGGTCTAGACTCATTCCTTACCCACCAATCCCGAATCGATCCTCAGGCCTCGAACGACTCCTTCCTCTCCCTCCCTTCCTCCATCAAAACCCCCCTCTCCCACTCTCTCGACTTCTCCTCCAATTCCctcctctccctctctctcccaatctccctctccctccacctCCTCGGCGACTTCCCCTCCGACACCCCCTCCCTCCTCTCCGCCTTCCTCTCcgccgccaccaccaccaccacccacTTCCACGTCATCACCCCCTTCGACTCCCACCCTCTCTCCCacaccctctctctctcccacACTCTCCATCTTCTCGTCACCCCCTCCCAAACCCTAACCTCACTTACCAATTCTCTCTCCCAAACCCTAACCTCACACCTCCACTCCACACCCTCCTCCCTCCGCTCCCCTCTCCTCACCATCCCTCACTCCTCTATTGACCAAATCATCCAAAACCACTTCATCACacaaaaccctaaccctaaccctaaccaagTCCATCTCTACCTCCTCAACCTCCCTCCCGCTTCCTCTTCCAATTCCAAAGCCTATGCTTACTCATACTCCCCCGGCGATTCTTCCGCTGCTGTGACGAAATGCTCCGGCACTTTCTTCACCTCCTCCCACCGCTACTTCTGGATCGACCTCCGCGCCGGCCCCGTCGACTACGGCCCCGCGATCTCCGGCGACGGAGTCATCCCCCGCGGCGAGTTCCACCCTCTCGCCGCGCTCCACGGCCGTCCGAAGTCCAACAAGGCCTTCGCCGCCGACCTCGCCTCCCTCGTCTGGAGCGCCTACCACGTCTTCCTCGCCCCCTCCCTCCGGATCTCCGTGCCCTTCGAGAAATCGCTCGTGATTCAGTTCATTCATATCCATGGCGGGAATGATAACAAGGATTTGGCCGGTTTAGATTGGAAATCGATCGAGAAGAGCTTCAGGTTCGAGAGTAAGAGCAGTGGATTGCTTTTAGGGGATCAGAGTTTGAGCTTTAGGCAGCACGAGATTAGGTATTCCGAGTGTTCAATTTGCTCGTTCGCAATCTCGCGGTCGATTAATTCGTATACCTCTAGGTTTTTGTTTGATAATTATACTTTGATTGTGAGTGAGTATTTGGATTCGAAGCGATTGCACCAGATTTTGTCTGATTCTGGCGATGAGTTGAGGAAGCTGGCTGGTGTGCTGGAGGAGGACTTTGGCAGGGTTGTTCCTGTGTATGTTTTTGACTTGGATTACACTTCGTTGTTGTTGCTTGATCGGTATCATCAGTCGGTCGCCTTTAAGGACATGGTGATTGCTGTTAGGACGAGGAACACGCAGACCGTGAGTGATTATAGTTGTAATGGTAGGCATGTGTTCACACAGACGAGGGAGCTTGAGCGTCCTATTGTAGGGTCGATTCTTCAGAGTATGTGGGGGGTGTCGCCGACTCATTTGAATTGGAGCCCCCAGCACAATGAGACTTTGGTGGATTATACGTGGAGTATGGGGCAGACACCCTTTGGGCCGTTTTCTGAGATGTTGAGTTTGTCCTTTGTGCAGAAGGATGCTGCCAGGAGGAATGTTCTGTTGACATCGCTGAATTACAGCATAACGAGTGCTATAGATGTTCTTCAGAGTGTTGAGACGCATGGCGGGGCTAAGAATCTGCTCAAGCAGAAGCAGCATGTGGAGTTTGTGCAGAGATGGAACCTTTTTAAGTACAAGCTGAACAAAGCCATGTCTGCGTTGTCTCACTTGGATTTTGAGATGGCTCTGTTTTACTTGCGGTCTTCTGATCATGATCTGTATGCCATTCACTCCATTGTTTATCATGCCTCGCAGGAAATAGAGGCGTCCCTTGTGTGCTTTAGGGACCCTCCGTTTCCCTGGGGTTCGGTCTTGCTTTCTGCATCGGCTTTCCTTTCTGTCTCTTATATTTATGCAAGACGGGACAAACTTTTCAGAAACAAAAGGAAACAATTTTGA
- the LOC100818757 gene encoding U4/U6 small nuclear ribonucleoprotein PRP4 isoform X3 — MIDLDGCPKRTSAHFFHSLCYHKARISSEGSSLRCFRGHNGPVLSLSNKLLGEDGRKVLASGGEDGTVRLWSLGSSGKRGQLALKATLYGHEKPVNLMSVAGHKTSLLVSISRDSKVSVWDTGAATSSAVRTSCCVGMASVPGTPVNMKCHESLLYVAAGSSATAFDLRTMQKVITAAVHQPKLCSFDAIPSKYLIRTGGDGRAMLWDVRRNQESLKPEPIAELDGHCGQVTLLHMDPYKIVTGGPDNAYVNVWEVDTGVQTNSLLCSLTDGAGSGCDAMAVDGCRITTTSYSEDSGVLCFRDYNHDATNPVTKLENEPSSKFWISMSDDDSDD; from the exons ATGATAGATTTGGATGGCTGTCCAAAGAGAACATCAGCACATTTTTTCCACTCGTTATGTTATCATAAAGCAAGAATCTCTTCTGAG GGTTCAAGCCTGCGGTGCTTTAGAGGTCACAATGGTCCTGTGTTGTccctatcaaataaattattgggAGAGGATGGCAGAAAAGTATTGGCAAGTGGGGGAGAAGATGGTACTGTTCGACTATGGTCCCTTGGCTCAAGTGGCAAACGAGGACAGCTTGCTTTGAAGGCTACACTCTATGGGCATGAAAAACCTGTAAATTTGATGTCAGTTGCTGG GCACAAAACTTCGCTTTTGGTATCCATCTCAAGAGATTCTAAG GTAAGTGTTTGGGATACTGGCGCTGCTACATCATCTGCTGTTCGTACCTCCTGTTGTGTTGGGATGGCTTCAGTTCCCGGTACACCCGTAAACATGAAATGCCATGAATCACTATTGTATGTGGCTGCTGGTTCCTCTGCCACTGCATTTGATTTAAGGACAATGCAGAAAGTTATCACCGCAGCTGTACATCAACCAAAGCTGTGTTCATTTGATGCCATcccttcaaaatatttaatacgcACAGGCGGTGATGGCAG GGCAATGCTCTGGGATGTTAGGAGAAATCAAGAATCACTAAAACCAGAACCGATAGCCGAGTTGGATGGACATTGTGGCCAAGTAACTTTACTGCACATGGATCCATACAAAATAGTTACTGGGGGCCCTGACAATGCTTATGTGAATGTATGGGAAGTTGACACTGGTGTACAAACAAATTCCTTGCTTTGCTCTTTAACTGATGGTGCTGGATCTGGCTGTGATGCCATGGCTGTAGATGGGTGTAGAATTACTACAACTAGCTATTCTGAAGATTCGGGTGTTTTGTGCTTTAGGGACTACAACCATGATGCCACAAATCCTGTTACGAAACTAGAAAACGAACCGTCATCAAAATTTTGGATTTCTATGTCCGATGATGACAGTGATGACTGA
- the LOC100818757 gene encoding nuclear distribution protein nudF isoform X1, which yields MAVQREHQHIFSTRYVIIKQESLLRLFPLNEMTSVFRGDTQGEKNVLVTSSCDHSIRLWWKGSSLRCFRGHNGPVLSLSNKLLGEDGRKVLASGGEDGTVRLWSLGSSGKRGQLALKATLYGHEKPVNLMSVAGHKTSLLVSISRDSKVSVWDTGAATSSAVRTSCCVGMASVPGTPVNMKCHESLLYVAAGSSATAFDLRTMQKVITAAVHQPKLCSFDAIPSKYLIRTGGDGRAMLWDVRRNQESLKPEPIAELDGHCGQVTLLHMDPYKIVTGGPDNAYVNVWEVDTGVQTNSLLCSLTDGAGSGCDAMAVDGCRITTTSYSEDSGVLCFRDYNHDATNPVTKLENEPSSKFWISMSDDDSDD from the exons ATGGCTGTCCAAAGAGAACATCAGCACATTTTTTCCACTCGTTATGTTATCATAAAGCAAGAATCTCTTCTGAG GTTGTTTCCCCTTAATGAAATGACTTCAGTATTTCGAGGCGATACGCAAGGggagaaaaatgttttagtTACCTCCAGCTGTGATCACTCCATTCGTCTTTGGTGGAAG GGTTCAAGCCTGCGGTGCTTTAGAGGTCACAATGGTCCTGTGTTGTccctatcaaataaattattgggAGAGGATGGCAGAAAAGTATTGGCAAGTGGGGGAGAAGATGGTACTGTTCGACTATGGTCCCTTGGCTCAAGTGGCAAACGAGGACAGCTTGCTTTGAAGGCTACACTCTATGGGCATGAAAAACCTGTAAATTTGATGTCAGTTGCTGG GCACAAAACTTCGCTTTTGGTATCCATCTCAAGAGATTCTAAG GTAAGTGTTTGGGATACTGGCGCTGCTACATCATCTGCTGTTCGTACCTCCTGTTGTGTTGGGATGGCTTCAGTTCCCGGTACACCCGTAAACATGAAATGCCATGAATCACTATTGTATGTGGCTGCTGGTTCCTCTGCCACTGCATTTGATTTAAGGACAATGCAGAAAGTTATCACCGCAGCTGTACATCAACCAAAGCTGTGTTCATTTGATGCCATcccttcaaaatatttaatacgcACAGGCGGTGATGGCAG GGCAATGCTCTGGGATGTTAGGAGAAATCAAGAATCACTAAAACCAGAACCGATAGCCGAGTTGGATGGACATTGTGGCCAAGTAACTTTACTGCACATGGATCCATACAAAATAGTTACTGGGGGCCCTGACAATGCTTATGTGAATGTATGGGAAGTTGACACTGGTGTACAAACAAATTCCTTGCTTTGCTCTTTAACTGATGGTGCTGGATCTGGCTGTGATGCCATGGCTGTAGATGGGTGTAGAATTACTACAACTAGCTATTCTGAAGATTCGGGTGTTTTGTGCTTTAGGGACTACAACCATGATGCCACAAATCCTGTTACGAAACTAGAAAACGAACCGTCATCAAAATTTTGGATTTCTATGTCCGATGATGACAGTGATGACTGA
- the LOC100818757 gene encoding U4/U6 small nuclear ribonucleoprotein PRP4 isoform X2, giving the protein MTSVFRGDTQGEKNVLVTSSCDHSIRLWWKGSSLRCFRGHNGPVLSLSNKLLGEDGRKVLASGGEDGTVRLWSLGSSGKRGQLALKATLYGHEKPVNLMSVAGHKTSLLVSISRDSKVSVWDTGAATSSAVRTSCCVGMASVPGTPVNMKCHESLLYVAAGSSATAFDLRTMQKVITAAVHQPKLCSFDAIPSKYLIRTGGDGRAMLWDVRRNQESLKPEPIAELDGHCGQVTLLHMDPYKIVTGGPDNAYVNVWEVDTGVQTNSLLCSLTDGAGSGCDAMAVDGCRITTTSYSEDSGVLCFRDYNHDATNPVTKLENEPSSKFWISMSDDDSDD; this is encoded by the exons ATGACTTCAGTATTTCGAGGCGATACGCAAGGggagaaaaatgttttagtTACCTCCAGCTGTGATCACTCCATTCGTCTTTGGTGGAAG GGTTCAAGCCTGCGGTGCTTTAGAGGTCACAATGGTCCTGTGTTGTccctatcaaataaattattgggAGAGGATGGCAGAAAAGTATTGGCAAGTGGGGGAGAAGATGGTACTGTTCGACTATGGTCCCTTGGCTCAAGTGGCAAACGAGGACAGCTTGCTTTGAAGGCTACACTCTATGGGCATGAAAAACCTGTAAATTTGATGTCAGTTGCTGG GCACAAAACTTCGCTTTTGGTATCCATCTCAAGAGATTCTAAG GTAAGTGTTTGGGATACTGGCGCTGCTACATCATCTGCTGTTCGTACCTCCTGTTGTGTTGGGATGGCTTCAGTTCCCGGTACACCCGTAAACATGAAATGCCATGAATCACTATTGTATGTGGCTGCTGGTTCCTCTGCCACTGCATTTGATTTAAGGACAATGCAGAAAGTTATCACCGCAGCTGTACATCAACCAAAGCTGTGTTCATTTGATGCCATcccttcaaaatatttaatacgcACAGGCGGTGATGGCAG GGCAATGCTCTGGGATGTTAGGAGAAATCAAGAATCACTAAAACCAGAACCGATAGCCGAGTTGGATGGACATTGTGGCCAAGTAACTTTACTGCACATGGATCCATACAAAATAGTTACTGGGGGCCCTGACAATGCTTATGTGAATGTATGGGAAGTTGACACTGGTGTACAAACAAATTCCTTGCTTTGCTCTTTAACTGATGGTGCTGGATCTGGCTGTGATGCCATGGCTGTAGATGGGTGTAGAATTACTACAACTAGCTATTCTGAAGATTCGGGTGTTTTGTGCTTTAGGGACTACAACCATGATGCCACAAATCCTGTTACGAAACTAGAAAACGAACCGTCATCAAAATTTTGGATTTCTATGTCCGATGATGACAGTGATGACTGA